CTGCGAACTATGACTATGAAGACGTAGATGCTGACAAGAGACATTCTTCGTTAAATGCTAGAAGAGACTGGAGGAAGAGAGTCCTTAACAAACCAGCTCATGCAGGCTGGAACAACAGAATGTATGATGAGAGACATCATGATCACGATCGATCGGCCATGATGAATAGAGAGAAAGAGATGGAATATTCAAACAGAGGAATACACTATGAGAGAGGCAATTTAGAGTCAAGACCAAAAGATGCTGAGATGATCCAAAATGTTGGGTAAGCGAATCAATGTTATATTTCAGTGAAACGTGAAATTGTGAATTCTTTAATGGTCACATCAATGTAGTTTAAACCAATGTTTGATTTTAGCCACAAAATGGAGGAGACCAAAGCTCATCATGATATTACCATGAACTGCGCGAGACCTAATGAA
This genomic window from Aricia agestis chromosome 17, ilAriAges1.1, whole genome shotgun sequence contains:
- the LOC121735326 gene encoding uncharacterized protein LOC121735326; the protein is MRSILLLALLLYNILANTANYDYEDVDADKRHSSLNARRDWRKRVLNKPAHAGWNNRMYDERHHDHDRSAMMNREKEMEYSNRGIHYERGNLESRPKDAEMIQNVGHKMEETKAHHDITMNCARPNERYEACFAGCAAVSCDNPHDRLRPCYPFCESGCICIHPYVRDDRTHKCVLPADCTKGLKGIPDLGEEVT